Proteins from one Chitinophaga oryzae genomic window:
- a CDS encoding methyltransferase domain-containing protein, producing the protein MQDKASERATMPKGTSIILDDRTLQNSYATLVPLLKPGMHVLDVGCGTGAITAGIAGFVGETGSATGIDSSEHLIAKGREDQQDVPHLQLITADLYTWQPDRKYDLIVSARVLQWLNDPLAALRRFRELLAPGGRVSILDYNHTRLEWDPAPPASMLRFYDAFLRWRADAGMDNEIADHLPALFEKAGYRDIRSFNADEKYSRAEAGFSNKAAIWSKVAELRGPQVVQHGFISEAERLLAIDEYDAWTLQTAQSMTMKLNDVQASL; encoded by the coding sequence ATGCAGGATAAAGCCTCCGAAAGGGCCACCATGCCGAAAGGGACGTCCATCATCCTGGACGACAGAACATTACAAAACAGTTATGCGACACTGGTGCCGTTGCTGAAACCCGGTATGCATGTACTGGACGTGGGATGCGGCACGGGCGCCATCACCGCCGGCATCGCCGGGTTCGTGGGCGAAACCGGCAGCGCCACAGGGATCGACAGCAGCGAACATCTTATCGCCAAAGGGCGGGAGGATCAACAGGACGTGCCTCACCTGCAACTGATCACCGCAGATCTTTATACCTGGCAACCAGACAGGAAATACGACCTGATCGTGTCTGCAAGGGTACTACAATGGCTGAACGACCCGCTGGCAGCGTTGCGGCGTTTCCGTGAATTGCTGGCGCCCGGAGGCCGCGTGTCTATACTGGACTACAACCATACCCGCCTGGAGTGGGACCCTGCGCCGCCGGCCAGTATGCTGCGCTTCTACGACGCATTCCTCCGCTGGCGCGCAGATGCCGGTATGGACAACGAAATAGCAGACCATCTGCCCGCACTCTTCGAAAAAGCAGGATATCGGGACATACGGTCCTTCAATGCTGACGAGAAATACAGCAGGGCAGAAGCAGGTTTTTCCAATAAAGCCGCTATCTGGTCAAAAGTAGCGGAGCTGAGAGGGCCACAGGTGGTACAACACGGATTTATCTCAGAAGCCGAAAGACTGCTGGCCATCGACGAATACGACGCCTGGACCCTGCAGACGGCGCAGTCTATGACCATGAAACTGAATGACGTACAGGCCAGTCTCTGA